Proteins encoded within one genomic window of Haladaptatus sp. QDMS2:
- a CDS encoding lipopolysaccharide biosynthesis protein has protein sequence MRVPGGGLFRRLLPGGSLADRTIKSGIWVTISNITDRGLQLLLLVILARLLAPADFGLMGIALLTATALRRLSNLGLNQALIYQKGDDVDHYLNTAWSMEVARGLLLAAVTFAIAPLVADLFHEPRALPVLQVVAISPLLTGIRNPGVIYFQKNLEFHKQLVYQLSGSFTNFIVAVTIAVIYGSVWALVLGYVLADAARLVVSYLAHEFRPGLSFDLSAARELFTYGKWVTGGGIVTFLYSQGDDAVVGWLLNATSLGFYQVAYQFAMAPATEIAAVISSVAFPSYSKLQDDVPALREAFFQTVQVSTAVSFPLAVGIVAVAPTFVVAFLGETWEPTIVPIQLIGVYAFLISMTMTFAPVWQARGHPDYGTKVSALRTVFLAIVIIPATLQYGIVGTAAAVVATYVVPSVPIDIYLLVRTVETTYGRFVREITYPLVASLLMGGAVWATQLLVTVNPLVEFVLLVIVGAGVYGAVVFVLTTRFGWSLGRNIRTIGAVVRG, from the coding sequence ATGAGAGTTCCCGGTGGCGGTCTCTTTCGGCGGTTGCTCCCCGGCGGGTCGCTCGCAGACCGGACGATAAAGAGCGGTATCTGGGTGACGATATCGAACATCACCGACCGCGGCCTGCAACTTCTGTTGCTGGTCATCCTCGCCCGATTGCTCGCGCCCGCCGACTTCGGGCTGATGGGTATCGCGCTGCTCACGGCGACGGCGCTCCGACGACTCTCGAATCTCGGCCTGAATCAGGCACTCATCTACCAGAAGGGCGACGACGTCGACCACTACCTCAACACCGCCTGGAGCATGGAAGTCGCCCGCGGCTTGCTCCTTGCGGCAGTGACGTTCGCCATCGCGCCGCTGGTCGCCGACCTCTTTCACGAACCGCGCGCCCTGCCCGTCCTGCAAGTGGTGGCGATTTCGCCGCTGTTGACGGGTATCAGAAATCCGGGCGTCATCTACTTCCAGAAGAACTTGGAGTTCCACAAACAGCTCGTCTACCAGTTGTCGGGGTCGTTCACCAACTTCATCGTCGCGGTCACCATCGCGGTCATCTACGGCTCGGTCTGGGCGCTCGTCCTCGGCTACGTCCTCGCGGACGCCGCCCGCCTCGTTGTCTCCTACCTCGCCCACGAGTTCAGGCCGGGGCTGTCGTTCGACCTCAGCGCGGCCCGCGAACTGTTCACCTACGGGAAGTGGGTCACCGGGGGCGGCATCGTCACGTTCCTCTACAGTCAGGGCGACGACGCGGTGGTCGGCTGGCTGTTGAACGCCACCTCACTCGGCTTCTACCAGGTCGCCTATCAGTTCGCGATGGCCCCGGCGACCGAAATCGCCGCCGTCATCTCCTCGGTGGCCTTCCCGAGCTATTCGAAATTGCAGGATGACGTCCCCGCCTTGCGGGAAGCGTTCTTCCAGACGGTGCAGGTCTCGACGGCCGTCTCGTTCCCCCTCGCGGTTGGCATCGTCGCCGTCGCGCCCACCTTCGTCGTCGCCTTCCTCGGCGAGACGTGGGAACCGACCATCGTCCCGATTCAACTCATCGGCGTCTACGCCTTCCTCATCTCGATGACGATGACGTTCGCCCCGGTGTGGCAGGCACGGGGCCACCCCGACTACGGGACGAAAGTTTCGGCGCTTCGCACCGTCTTCCTCGCCATCGTCATCATCCCCGCGACGCTCCAGTACGGCATCGTCGGCACCGCCGCCGCCGTCGTCGCGACGTACGTCGTCCCCTCCGTGCCCATCGACATCTACCTCCTCGTTAGAACCGTGGAGACGACCTACGGCCGGTTCGTCCGCGAGATTACCTACCCACTCGTCGCCAGCCTCCTGATGGGCGGTGCGGTCTGGGCGACCCAGCTGCTCGTTACCGTCAACCCGCTGGTTGAGTTCGTCCTGCTCGTAATAGTCGGGGCGGGCGTCTACGGCGCGGTCGTGTTCGTCCTCACGACCCGCTTTGGGTGGAGTCTCGGCCGAAACATCCGCACCATCGGAGCTGTGGTCCGCGGATGA
- a CDS encoding VCBS repeat-containing protein produces MKFRHETIDPRPPCTRLGICLTTDLTGNGLPDVIVGGMGAIKNMKIRGRYSSLPNLAGLKDMVGLKEESIFWYENPGWRRHRLSTSPDLYVFGNALGDVNGDGRLDLVVGQAYRGTKLFWLEQPADPTQPWPEHLIHDKYDKYHDIAVADVDDDGENEIVGLSQESKVIFYYDVPADPTQSPWPEENLHVIAEGLAVEGLVVVDVDGDGETEVVAGPHIFSQPATPGELWHHEEISTGWDYTRAAVADIDDDGDLEIILAEGDSPTYGTHPGRLAILDPPTWEATFIHEDLFCPHSLQVADVDGDGHLDIYVGEMGLGENPNPRHFVFHNQGDGTFEPVVIATGIPTHEAKVVDLNGDGRLDIVGKPYEPERHVDVWYNEREDTAGFADD; encoded by the coding sequence ATGAAGTTCCGCCACGAGACCATCGACCCGCGGCCGCCGTGTACGCGCCTCGGCATCTGCCTCACGACGGATTTGACCGGCAACGGCCTCCCCGACGTCATCGTCGGCGGGATGGGAGCGATAAAGAACATGAAGATTCGGGGGCGCTACAGCAGCCTGCCCAACCTCGCGGGACTGAAGGACATGGTCGGTCTGAAAGAGGAGAGCATCTTCTGGTACGAGAATCCCGGGTGGCGACGCCACCGTCTCTCCACCTCGCCCGACCTCTACGTCTTCGGCAACGCGCTCGGCGACGTGAACGGCGACGGCCGCCTCGACCTCGTCGTGGGCCAAGCTTACCGGGGGACGAAGCTATTCTGGCTCGAACAGCCAGCAGACCCCACCCAACCGTGGCCCGAACACCTGATCCACGACAAGTACGACAAGTACCACGACATCGCGGTCGCCGACGTGGACGACGACGGCGAGAACGAAATCGTCGGCCTCTCACAGGAGAGCAAAGTCATCTTCTACTACGACGTTCCAGCCGACCCCACCCAGTCGCCCTGGCCCGAGGAGAACCTCCACGTCATTGCCGAGGGGCTGGCCGTCGAGGGCCTCGTCGTGGTGGACGTAGACGGCGACGGCGAGACGGAAGTCGTCGCTGGCCCGCACATCTTCTCACAGCCTGCCACGCCCGGCGAACTTTGGCACCACGAAGAAATTTCGACGGGGTGGGACTACACCCGTGCCGCCGTCGCGGACATAGACGACGATGGAGACCTTGAGATAATCCTGGCAGAGGGCGACTCGCCAACCTACGGTACCCACCCCGGCCGCCTCGCGATTCTCGACCCGCCGACGTGGGAGGCGACCTTCATCCACGAAGACCTGTTCTGCCCGCACAGTTTGCAGGTCGCGGACGTAGACGGCGACGGCCACCTCGACATCTACGTCGGCGAGATGGGCCTCGGCGAGAATCCGAACCCCCGTCACTTCGTGTTCCACAACCAGGGTGACGGCACGTTCGAACCGGTGGTCATCGCGACGGGAATTCCCACCCACGAGGCGAAAGTCGTCGACCTGAACGGCGACGGCCGCCTCGACATCGTGGGCAAACCCTACGAACCGGAACGCCACGTGGACGTGTGGTACAACGAGCGCGAGGACACGGCGGGCTTCGCTGACGACTGA
- a CDS encoding Gfo/Idh/MocA family protein, translating into MFSVAFVGTGAKTPPPGTKGFAMAYRHASGYARLPQCQLVACADIVRENAQAFAEAFGIDGVYTDVSTMLDAANPDIVSIATPPGTHADIVTACARHPSVRAIHCEKPMALTWGDAKRMVAVCDAADVQLTFNHQYRFGEPFRRMKALLDAGEIGTLERIEFADRDLYDTGTHLFDLADYMTDGTPVEWVLAQVEYSVENRWFGTHNENQGLAQWKYDSGVYGLAATGWGADMIGCFLRLVGSEGVIEIRHSTPALFVKTMGDWRAVDTGGEGVYGPPQSGRMGALLSRFGREERTTYVDRAIAHIVECLQTDRESELSGKHALAATELIFACWESARRRGRVSLPLGVEDNPLESMVEAGDLRPATDSTHPET; encoded by the coding sequence ATGTTCTCTGTCGCGTTCGTCGGCACCGGGGCGAAAACGCCGCCACCGGGCACGAAAGGATTCGCGATGGCCTACCGCCACGCGAGCGGGTACGCCAGACTCCCGCAGTGCCAGCTCGTCGCGTGCGCCGACATCGTTCGCGAGAACGCACAGGCGTTCGCCGAGGCGTTCGGCATCGACGGCGTCTACACCGACGTGTCGACGATGCTCGACGCCGCGAACCCCGACATCGTGAGCATCGCCACGCCGCCGGGAACGCACGCTGACATCGTCACCGCCTGCGCTCGCCATCCCTCGGTGCGGGCGATTCACTGTGAGAAGCCGATGGCGCTCACCTGGGGTGACGCAAAACGGATGGTCGCCGTCTGCGACGCGGCGGACGTTCAACTCACGTTCAACCACCAGTATCGCTTCGGCGAACCGTTTCGCCGGATGAAGGCCTTGCTCGATGCGGGTGAAATCGGGACGCTCGAACGCATCGAATTCGCCGACCGCGACCTCTACGACACGGGAACGCACCTGTTCGACCTTGCCGACTACATGACCGACGGCACGCCGGTCGAGTGGGTCCTCGCGCAGGTCGAATACTCCGTCGAAAATCGGTGGTTCGGGACGCACAACGAGAACCAGGGACTCGCCCAGTGGAAGTACGACTCGGGCGTCTATGGCCTCGCCGCGACGGGCTGGGGTGCGGACATGATCGGCTGTTTCCTCAGACTCGTCGGGAGCGAGGGCGTCATCGAGATTCGCCACAGCACGCCCGCACTGTTCGTCAAGACGATGGGCGACTGGCGCGCGGTCGACACCGGCGGTGAGGGCGTCTACGGACCACCGCAATCTGGTCGCATGGGCGCACTGCTCTCCCGATTCGGCCGCGAGGAACGGACGACGTACGTAGACCGGGCTATCGCCCACATCGTCGAGTGCCTCCAAACCGACCGCGAGAGCGAACTGAGCGGGAAACACGCGCTCGCGGCGACCGAACTCATCTTCGCGTGCTGGGAATCCGCCCGCCGCCGAGGACGGGTCAGCCTCCCACTCGGCGTCGAGGACAATCCGCTCGAATCGATGGTCGAGGCTGGCGACCTGCGACCCGCCACCGATTCGACCCATCCAGAAACATGA
- a CDS encoding helix-turn-helix domain-containing protein: protein MGILGENGDGGTTTRRILSLLGDSVAREILQAGSGGPVTIEDLTEQTGVSQSTVYRRLSDLVESGLVREDHARVSAPNKRAFVTAIDSLAIDITTDGIAVHLDQAPSTGVAVRELNLEPLDFDLDERVMTVRLALDDELMAQFEKLWERTRESP from the coding sequence ATGGGGATTCTGGGGGAAAATGGAGACGGCGGAACGACCACGAGGCGCATCCTCTCGCTCCTTGGAGATAGCGTCGCCCGCGAGATTCTGCAAGCGGGAAGTGGTGGTCCGGTGACGATAGAGGACCTGACCGAACAGACCGGCGTCTCTCAATCGACCGTGTACAGACGGCTCTCTGATCTCGTAGAGAGCGGACTCGTCCGCGAGGACCACGCGAGGGTCTCTGCGCCGAACAAGCGGGCGTTCGTAACGGCCATCGACTCGCTCGCGATCGACATCACCACGGACGGCATCGCCGTACATCTCGACCAGGCTCCGTCCACAGGGGTTGCGGTTCGGGAACTTAACTTGGAGCCCCTCGACTTCGACCTCGATGAGCGAGTAATGACGGTCCGACTCGCCCTCGACGACGAGCTGATGGCGCAGTTCGAGAAGCTCTGGGAACGCACTCGCGAGTCTCCCTAG
- a CDS encoding polysaccharide deacetylase family protein — protein MTGAWDALASSDRRLRLSSRFPDRRNAILVYHSVGMPGRFGTVSVERFRRDLDYLTSRYTVCDLPDVLESGTKKRVAITFDDGFADFETNTLPLLREFDCPATVFVSSDFVGDENLSHFAARHELEPTADQVMLTAAQLRALATDPLVTVGNHTRSHPRLSELGDDEARREEILGAKAALETIVGVEIDRFSYPYGDHDPASVVLVRDSHALAVTTAGRLVAPGSDPYLLPRLAGHVPESTLRWELSDLGDAIRTATRRINGRLTMPSRRV, from the coding sequence ATGACCGGGGCGTGGGACGCACTCGCCAGCAGCGACCGCAGGCTCCGTCTCTCCAGCCGATTCCCCGACCGCAGAAACGCGATTCTCGTCTACCATTCGGTGGGGATGCCCGGACGCTTTGGCACTGTCTCTGTCGAGCGGTTCCGCCGCGACCTCGACTATCTCACAAGCCGGTACACCGTCTGTGACCTGCCCGACGTACTGGAGTCGGGGACCAAAAAACGGGTCGCCATCACCTTCGACGACGGCTTCGCCGACTTCGAGACGAACACGCTCCCCCTGCTCCGGGAGTTCGACTGTCCGGCGACCGTGTTCGTGTCGAGCGATTTCGTCGGCGACGAGAATCTGAGCCACTTCGCAGCGCGTCACGAACTCGAACCGACGGCGGACCAGGTCATGTTGACCGCGGCGCAACTACGGGCGCTCGCCACGGACCCACTCGTGACCGTGGGCAATCACACACGGAGCCACCCACGCCTCTCTGAACTCGGAGACGACGAAGCCCGTCGTGAGGAGATTCTCGGCGCGAAGGCCGCCCTGGAAACCATCGTCGGCGTGGAAATCGACCGCTTTTCGTACCCCTACGGCGACCACGACCCGGCGAGCGTCGTGCTCGTTCGCGATTCTCACGCTCTCGCCGTGACGACGGCAGGTCGCCTCGTCGCACCGGGAAGCGACCCGTATCTCCTTCCGCGACTTGCGGGGCACGTCCCCGAATCGACGCTGCGATGGGAGCTATCCGACCTCGGGGACGCGATTCGGACAGCGACACGACGCATTAACGGTCGGCTTACAATGCCCTCACGCCGTGTCTGA
- the aspS gene encoding aspartate--tRNA(Asn) ligase yields the protein MQDRTHTADVSPGETVTIAGWAHETRDLGGIAFLIVRDKTGKIQVKFEKDEMDDDLVETGTNVSRESVVTVTGKAEEEPRAPTGVEIVPESIEILAAAEPELPLDPSGKVDAELSTRLDNRTLDARRDETKAIFEIRAEILRAVRDYFRSVGGTEINTPKIVATGTEGGTELFPITYFGQEAFMNQSPQLFKQLMVGSGLERVFEIGPIFRAEEHNTPRHLNEATMIDFESAFIDHQEAMDVCEGTLKAAYSAVAENCEEELETLGLADDFEVPADDFPRLTYEEAIQRINATGELDEQLVWGDDLPTEGEKALGKDVGGHYFIIDWPSEIKPFYIQDYDEDPDLSKGFDLMHPRMELVSGGQREHRYDNLVEGFKQQGLDPDAFEYYTKMFKYGMPPHAGWAYGVERLVMTMLGLSNIREAVLFPRDRQRLSP from the coding sequence ATGCAGGACCGCACACACACGGCAGACGTCTCGCCCGGCGAGACGGTCACCATCGCGGGCTGGGCGCACGAGACGCGCGACCTCGGTGGGATTGCTTTCCTCATCGTCCGGGACAAGACGGGGAAGATTCAGGTCAAGTTCGAGAAAGACGAGATGGACGACGACCTCGTCGAGACCGGCACGAACGTCTCCCGCGAGAGCGTCGTGACGGTCACCGGCAAGGCCGAGGAAGAACCGCGCGCCCCGACCGGCGTCGAAATCGTCCCCGAGTCCATCGAGATACTCGCCGCCGCAGAGCCAGAACTCCCCCTCGACCCGTCGGGAAAGGTCGACGCTGAACTCTCGACCCGCCTCGACAACCGCACGCTCGACGCCCGCCGCGACGAGACAAAGGCCATCTTCGAGATTCGCGCCGAGATTCTCCGCGCCGTCCGCGACTACTTCCGCTCGGTCGGTGGCACGGAAATCAACACGCCGAAAATCGTCGCCACCGGGACGGAGGGTGGGACGGAACTGTTCCCGATTACCTACTTCGGCCAGGAAGCGTTCATGAACCAGTCGCCACAACTGTTCAAGCAGCTGATGGTCGGCTCCGGCTTAGAGCGCGTTTTCGAAATCGGCCCAATCTTCCGCGCAGAGGAACACAACACGCCACGCCACCTGAACGAAGCGACGATGATCGACTTCGAGAGCGCGTTCATCGACCACCAGGAAGCGATGGACGTGTGCGAGGGGACGCTCAAGGCGGCCTACTCGGCCGTCGCCGAGAACTGCGAGGAAGAACTCGAAACCCTCGGCCTCGCAGACGACTTCGAGGTCCCAGCGGACGACTTCCCACGCCTCACCTACGAGGAGGCCATCCAGCGCATCAACGCGACGGGCGAACTGGACGAACAACTCGTCTGGGGCGACGACCTCCCGACCGAGGGCGAGAAGGCACTCGGCAAGGACGTCGGCGGCCACTACTTCATCATCGACTGGCCGAGCGAAATCAAGCCGTTCTACATCCAAGACTACGACGAGGACCCCGACCTCTCGAAGGGCTTCGATCTCATGCACCCGCGCATGGAACTCGTCTCCGGTGGCCAGCGTGAACACCGCTACGACAACCTCGTCGAAGGCTTCAAACAGCAGGGTCTCGACCCGGACGCCTTCGAATACTACACCAAGATGTTCAAGTACGGCATGCCACCGCACGCCGGCTGGGCATACGGTGTCGAGCGTCTCGTCATGACGATGCTCGGACTGTCCAACATTCGTGAGGCTGTTCTGTTCCCGCGGGACAGACAACGTCTGAGCCCATAG
- a CDS encoding glycosyltransferase family 2 protein, which produces MTTFDTLPARYRSLVARTTAVTIPEHEILATVVVVLYRTDRAAFETTLAALDAQTADAFDVIVVDNGTTWDVPAVLAGSRRVRTYVELTGNHGVTVARNLGAHLAAGPLLVFLDDDAVPDPHFVEEHLRVHRVSNVIAARGRVVPRTDTIYNKMQSHYDLGPAQFPTYINVEGNTSFDRDTFRSLGGYDESFEGRAGHEGIEWTYRALEAGIPASKIVYYPDAVVAHDYADGFWAYVNKKRYFRRYQAALREDYPHLFAFTSEYEANRPGVPGRLGFTDRLKIRLIESLAAPLSALRR; this is translated from the coding sequence ATGACGACATTCGACACCCTGCCCGCCCGCTATCGGTCGCTCGTCGCGCGGACGACCGCGGTCACGATTCCCGAACACGAAATCCTCGCGACGGTCGTCGTGGTGCTCTATCGGACGGACCGAGCCGCCTTCGAAACGACGCTCGCCGCCCTCGACGCACAGACGGCGGACGCCTTCGACGTCATCGTCGTGGACAACGGGACGACGTGGGACGTCCCCGCGGTGCTCGCCGGGTCGCGCCGGGTCCGAACCTACGTCGAACTGACCGGAAACCACGGCGTGACGGTGGCCCGAAATCTAGGGGCGCATCTGGCTGCCGGGCCACTTCTCGTCTTTCTCGACGACGACGCGGTTCCAGACCCCCACTTCGTCGAAGAACACCTTCGCGTCCATCGAGTGAGCAACGTCATCGCCGCCCGCGGGCGGGTCGTCCCGCGCACCGACACCATCTACAACAAGATGCAGAGCCACTACGACCTCGGCCCGGCTCAGTTCCCGACGTACATCAACGTGGAGGGAAACACCTCGTTCGACCGCGACACCTTCCGCTCGCTCGGCGGCTACGACGAGTCGTTCGAGGGCCGCGCCGGTCACGAAGGCATCGAGTGGACCTACCGCGCACTCGAGGCGGGTATTCCGGCGTCGAAAATCGTCTACTACCCGGACGCCGTGGTCGCCCACGATTACGCCGACGGATTCTGGGCGTACGTCAACAAAAAGCGGTACTTCAGGCGCTATCAGGCCGCCCTCCGTGAGGACTACCCGCATCTGTTCGCCTTCACGAGCGAGTACGAGGCGAACCGACCGGGCGTCCCCGGCCGCCTCGGCTTTACTGACCGGCTCAAAATTCGTCTTATCGAATCGCTCGCGGCACCGCTGAGTGCGCTCCGCCGCTGA
- a CDS encoding sugar phosphate isomerase/epimerase: MLRSAIQLYTIRDLDEPLADVVRRVSEAGIEGVEFAHRIQREDPEPVARALAETGVVPVAAHVELQQLEYDRETLLPRYRTLGCDTLVVPHLSKAHFLTERRVRQLAERLNRLGEQLTAEGFSLLYHNQDHDFFPLVESGWLGAALTSISPETHDVRTESFGQRVWRILGSAGDRQFMKRYLTDLPEVPLEPTAYGLLATLLDPEYVQFEVDVGAVVAAGHDPVEVLEYVAGRSPLVHLKDVAKSETPRPGGGQRSVQPGTGGLDIAATATAAARLGTEWVVYEHDHPEDALDALAHGVSVLQAITGKSPGDDSPSPARAD; the protein is encoded by the coding sequence ATGCTTCGCTCCGCCATCCAACTCTACACGATTCGAGACCTCGACGAACCGCTCGCCGACGTCGTCCGCCGGGTGTCGGAAGCCGGCATCGAAGGGGTCGAGTTCGCCCATCGCATCCAGCGCGAAGACCCGGAACCCGTCGCCCGCGCGCTCGCGGAGACCGGCGTCGTCCCCGTCGCCGCCCACGTCGAATTACAGCAACTCGAATACGACCGCGAGACGCTGCTCCCTCGCTACCGGACGCTCGGGTGTGATACGCTCGTCGTCCCGCACCTCTCGAAGGCACACTTCCTGACTGAGCGACGGGTGCGACAGCTCGCGGAACGACTCAATCGACTCGGCGAGCAGCTCACAGCCGAGGGCTTCAGTCTCCTCTATCACAATCAGGACCACGACTTCTTCCCGCTCGTCGAGTCGGGGTGGCTCGGAGCGGCGCTTACGTCGATTTCGCCCGAGACCCACGACGTGCGCACGGAGTCGTTCGGCCAGCGCGTGTGGCGCATTCTGGGCTCCGCCGGTGACAGACAGTTCATGAAACGATACCTTACCGACCTGCCCGAGGTCCCCCTTGAACCGACGGCGTACGGCCTGCTCGCGACACTTCTCGACCCGGAGTACGTGCAGTTCGAAGTGGACGTCGGGGCGGTGGTGGCTGCTGGTCACGACCCCGTTGAGGTGCTCGAATACGTCGCCGGTCGCTCGCCGCTCGTCCACCTGAAAGATGTTGCGAAGTCGGAGACGCCGCGACCCGGCGGCGGCCAGCGGTCGGTTCAACCGGGCACCGGTGGCCTCGACATCGCGGCCACGGCGACGGCCGCAGCGCGCCTCGGGACCGAGTGGGTCGTCTACGAACACGACCACCCCGAGGACGCACTCGACGCACTTGCTCACGGGGTGTCGGTCCTGCAGGCGATTACCGGAAAATCACCCGGCGACGACTCCCCCTCACCGGCGCGGGCCGATTAA
- a CDS encoding glycosyltransferase family 2 protein: MGAAGKTPLVSVVVPTRDRPDALTKAIASINAQTYESIQLIVVDDSEKSAEHVLKGLELAAIAETHFIRTANPQGAAAARNRGLAAADGTYVAFLDDDDQWEPEKLEKQIARFAAADDDVGVVYTGQRYVDTRGRTTTIRTPTTRGWVARDLLRGEPLAPFSTVLVRKTALDAAGTLDDRFPVWEDREWYLRLATVCAFDIVPEPLVVRRMGAGDQLSGEFERIRDTAYPLLLETHRPLAASYGMVPEFEAATARMLAVAALDAGAYRDARRASIRALRATPTDSASWAYLALSLGGRLTYGLARTLKRRVSRTQASNNTLP, encoded by the coding sequence ATGGGAGCAGCCGGCAAAACCCCGCTCGTGAGCGTCGTCGTCCCGACGCGCGACCGGCCTGACGCACTCACGAAGGCGATTGCGAGCATCAACGCCCAGACATACGAGTCCATCCAACTCATCGTGGTAGACGACTCCGAGAAATCGGCAGAACACGTCCTGAAAGGGCTCGAACTCGCGGCCATCGCGGAGACGCACTTCATCAGAACCGCGAACCCGCAGGGGGCGGCCGCCGCACGAAACCGCGGCCTCGCCGCCGCTGACGGCACGTACGTCGCCTTTCTCGACGACGACGACCAGTGGGAACCCGAAAAACTCGAAAAGCAAATCGCCCGTTTTGCGGCCGCAGACGACGACGTCGGCGTGGTGTACACCGGCCAACGCTACGTCGATACGAGGGGACGCACGACCACGATTCGGACGCCGACGACGCGAGGCTGGGTGGCTCGCGACCTGCTCCGAGGCGAACCGCTAGCCCCGTTCTCGACGGTGCTCGTTCGGAAAACCGCGCTCGACGCGGCCGGGACGCTCGACGACCGCTTCCCCGTCTGGGAGGATCGCGAGTGGTACCTCCGACTCGCGACTGTGTGTGCGTTCGACATCGTCCCCGAACCGCTCGTCGTCCGCCGGATGGGCGCGGGTGACCAACTCTCGGGGGAGTTCGAGCGCATTCGGGATACCGCGTACCCGCTTTTGCTCGAAACCCACCGCCCGCTCGCGGCGTCCTACGGCATGGTTCCCGAGTTCGAGGCCGCGACCGCTCGGATGCTCGCGGTGGCCGCACTGGATGCTGGCGCCTATCGCGACGCTCGCCGGGCGTCGATTCGGGCGCTGCGAGCGACCCCGACGGATTCCGCGTCGTGGGCGTATCTCGCACTCTCGCTCGGCGGGCGGCTTACCTACGGCCTCGCCCGGACGCTAAAGCGCCGCGTCTCCCGAACTCAGGCCTCGAACAACACGTTGCCGTAG
- a CDS encoding glycosyltransferase family 2 protein: protein MAPRVSIIVPVLNDPVGLKQTLTTLSAQTDPDFEVLVVDNGSTDDTRAVARAFARRDERVKLLVETAVQSSYAARNRGIRHARGFLLAFVDANVTVEPGWLEAVVERMGKDVSYLGCAVEVSSEGRETFAAKYNRLTDLRVAYFVHRLGFAPTCCLVVRTALVEAVGPFDDRLTSSGDVEFGNRVAGAGYQLVYAPDIVMRHPARTSVRALVKKAVRIGRGKSQLRRYYPERYGTPLRGIVNPAAYLPPTRRALRTLVVGWESLSIREKLGVFGLFYLLRLAKAYGQLAAVVEQDRSPRQERVVGRTGQV from the coding sequence ATGGCTCCCCGGGTCTCGATTATCGTCCCTGTTTTGAACGACCCGGTTGGATTGAAACAAACGCTCACCACGCTTTCTGCGCAAACGGACCCGGATTTCGAGGTTCTGGTCGTGGACAACGGCTCGACCGACGACACGAGAGCGGTCGCTCGGGCCTTCGCACGGCGCGATGAACGGGTGAAGCTGCTCGTCGAGACAGCGGTGCAGAGTTCCTACGCCGCGAGAAATCGAGGAATTCGACACGCGCGAGGTTTCCTACTCGCGTTCGTGGACGCGAACGTCACCGTCGAGCCGGGGTGGCTCGAAGCCGTCGTCGAGCGCATGGGCAAGGACGTCTCGTACCTCGGGTGTGCGGTCGAGGTGTCCTCCGAGGGTCGGGAGACGTTCGCGGCGAAGTACAATCGGCTGACCGACCTGCGTGTCGCGTACTTCGTCCACCGCCTCGGGTTCGCGCCGACGTGCTGTCTCGTCGTCCGGACGGCGCTCGTTGAGGCGGTTGGCCCGTTCGACGACCGCCTCACGTCGAGCGGCGACGTGGAGTTCGGAAACCGCGTGGCCGGGGCAGGCTATCAACTCGTGTACGCGCCAGACATCGTGATGCGCCACCCGGCGAGAACGTCGGTGCGAGCGCTCGTGAAGAAGGCGGTTCGCATCGGCCGCGGTAAAAGTCAATTGCGCCGCTACTATCCCGAGCGCTACGGGACCCCGCTTCGCGGTATCGTAAATCCCGCGGCCTACCTCCCCCCGACGCGGCGGGCGTTGCGGACGCTCGTCGTCGGGTGGGAGTCACTTTCAATCAGGGAGAAACTCGGCGTCTTCGGTCTCTTTTACCTGCTCAGACTCGCGAAGGCGTACGGGCAGCTCGCGGCGGTAGTCGAACAGGACCGGTCCCCGAGACAGGAACGCGTCGTCGGGCGGACGGGACAGGTTTGA